The stretch of DNA CAGGCAGGCTGATTTCGAAGAGGAATCGCAAGCGGATTCGTTCCGAAGCCAAACGTGGGCATGCCGCTGCCGGCCGCAACAGCAAGGCGAAGGATGAGAAGCCGGCCTATACCAGCGATCCCGAAAAGTTCCATGCCGCGGAAGTCTCAGCCGAAACGGAAGCGCCGGCTGTTTCGTCGGATTCGTTAGGAACAGGACTGGAAAAGATTCTCGAACGCAGAAACGTCTGAGCATCTGGCTGAATATATAAATCTGCATATATAAATTTGAAGCAATGCCTGAACGCTGGATTCGTCGTTTGCTGGGCCGTTTAGGTTCGCTATATTCCGGTTTGCAGGTCGTCGTTCAGTAGTTCCATTTGGGCTATTGATACCTTGCTATGTTTGCTGTTCAGTAGTTTCGTTTGGGCTGTTGATACCTTGCTACGTTTATCGTTCATCAGTCCTGCCACGTTTTATATCTATCTTTTACTTCTGATAATGAATTTGTTTTAGCCGGATCCCCTGCAAAATAGCCATTATCCGCCTCAATTGTGAAGGTTTCACTCAGAGCGTTAGCACTCGGGTTGGCAGAGTGCTAATTTTCGCGCTACGATAGACAGGTAAGCGCAAAGGGACGGTGCCGAAAGTGATCGTCAGCCTCTGAAAGCGGTGTCCTCGCGCGAGGAAATGCAACTCTCATAAAGAAAGAGGAGGTCCACAGTGTCGATCTCACTTACACCGTTGGAAGACAAGATTATTGTCAAGCAAGCCGAAGCGGAGACGCAGACGTCATCCGGTCTTTACATTCCGGACAACGCCAAGGAGAAGCCGCAGCAGGGCGAAGTCCTGGCCGTCGGCCCGGGTCGTCGCGACGACAACGGCAAGCGCATCCCGATGGATGTCAAGGTCGGGGACAAGGTGCTCTATTCCAAGTATGGCGGCACCGAGGTTCATTACAATGGTGAGGATTACCTCATCGTCGGCGCCCGCGATGTACTCGCAATCATGAACTGATTGCCGTAATCGCCAGGTTATATAGATGCGTTCCAGCCTAAAAGGTTGGGACGCATCTTTAGTTTTGTGATACAATAAGGCGAATGAACGGCTGGTGGGCGGTTTGTGAATGATCAATG from Bifidobacterium sp. ESL0728 encodes:
- the groES gene encoding co-chaperone GroES, which translates into the protein MSISLTPLEDKIIVKQAEAETQTSSGLYIPDNAKEKPQQGEVLAVGPGRRDDNGKRIPMDVKVGDKVLYSKYGGTEVHYNGEDYLIVGARDVLAIMN